The following coding sequences are from one Odocoileus virginianus isolate 20LAN1187 ecotype Illinois chromosome 7, Ovbor_1.2, whole genome shotgun sequence window:
- the PPRC1 gene encoding peroxisome proliferator-activated receptor gamma coactivator-related protein 1 isoform X4: protein MEELILQDGALLGTMHSYMDASLISLIEDFGSLGESRLSLEDQNEVSLLTALTEILDNADSENLSPFDSIPDSELLVSPREGSSLHRLLNLSRTPPERDLITPTDPLGPSTGSSRVEMALTDPPWDFSPPSFLETSSPKLPSWRPPRSRPRWGQSPPPQQRSDGEEEEELAGFSSEMLAGELNNSVSSIPDFPMHLACPEEEDKTAAAAEMAVQAAGDESISSLSELVRAMHPYCLPNLTHLTALEDELQEQPDDLTLPEDCVVLEIVGQAATAGNDLEIPVVVRQIPAGPQPVLLDDTLEVSPALQLLMPPLEVETEAAVPKETLCPVDEGLSLDSKEKLESASMLEPREVMEPVAPKGPQNPPANAMLSSQRARKGRRKKSKEQPAACAEGYTRRLRSASRGQSTAVPEVTSQGGNLPQEDLQREVGPPHGRGKPRAWARAWAAALEKPSSVNVESSTEQASPAEEGPGDLCPSLVDPIQANPVSAHLSLVDSAQADPMPLDSAEADSTAVDPGPTATDTEPADPVLTNLASANSELVDPLPADPVLADSAAADPAAVVPISDDLPPVDPVLVKSVQVDSVPNDLSPADPVLVKSRPTDPRRGAVSSAQRNPAAQLLLESESSEPSKANSPEVREVVGPLKGETGTSTTTQEARPRPLSLSEYRRRRQQRQPEAEERTPQPPAGKWPSLPETPTGLADIPCLVIPPTPAKKTAPQRSPEAPPEACFGSVGPSPASPSPEPPVSKPMASPPTEQVPSQEKLLPARPPPPAMQPMPPTMPTALPFPTGGLGMTAVLPLPTNGQAVPSLPPPPLQPPSVPMSMGPVPPDPYTHYAPVPPWPCYPPVSPSGYPCLPPPPAVPLVSGTPGAYAVPPTCSVPWVPPPAPVPPYNSNCTYGPLGWGPGLQHPPFWPAVPPPPLPLTSVGRAVPPPKVEPGSIPAGPPESVPAVPMASPLSLGAAGHGAPQTEPTKVEVKPVPASPHLKHKASSPVHSPRVKAPPCVSAENVVVEEPASERLKPEPQETRPREKPPSPVAKAVPTPTPRQSATTKLPTVHPARLRKLSFLPTPRTQGPEDVVQAFISEIGIEASDLSSLLEQFEKSEAKKECPPPAPADSLAVGNSGSVDTPQEKRPLDRLQAPELANVAGLTPPATPPHQLWKPLAAVSLLAKAKSPKSTAQEGTLKPEGVTEAKHPAAARLHGGVHGPSPVHVGSGDHDYCVRSRTPPKKTPALVIPEVGSRWNVKRHQDITIKPVLSLGPATSVPPGTAASQKPLDHRTSKEQADPQIPCLAPSALLSPEASPCRNDTNTRTLPDPSAKQQSLRCYRKACRSASPSSRGWQGLRGRSSRSVSSGSTRTSEASSSSSSSSSSSSRSRSRSRSLSPPHKRWRRSSCSSSGRSRRCSSSSSSSSSSSSSSSSSSSRSRSRSPSPRRRSDRRRRYSSYRSHDHYQRQRVLQKERAIEERRVVFIGKIPGRMTRSELKQRFSVFGEIEECTIHFRVQGDNYGFVTYRYAEEAFAAIESGHKLRQADEQPFDLCFGGRRQFCKRSYSDLDSNREDFDPAPVKSKFDSLDFDTLLKQAQKNLRR from the exons ATGGAGGAGCTGATACTGCAGGATGGGGCGCTGCTGGGGACCATGCACAGCTATATGGATGCCTCCCTCATCTCCCTCATTGAAGATTTTGGTAGCCTTGGAGAG AGCAGATTATCTCTGGAGGACCAGAATGAAGTGTCACTGCTCACAGCTCTGACGGAGATCTTGGACAATGCAGATTCTGAGAACCTATCTCCGTTTGACAGCATTCCTGACTCAGAGCTGCTCGTGTCACCTCGGGAGGGCTCCTCT cTGCACAGGTTGCTCAACCTCTCTCGGACACCCCCAGAACGTGACCTCATCACCCCAACTGACCCACTGGGACCCAGTACAGGCAGTAGTAGA GTTGAGATGGCGCTCACGGATCCCCCTTGGGACTTCTCTCCACCTTCCTTCTTGGAGACCTCCTCTCCTAAGCTTCCTAGTTGGAGACCCCCAAGGTCAAGACCCCGCTGGGGCcagtcccctcctccccagcagcGTAGtgatggggaggaagaggaggagttGGCTGGCTTCAGCAGTGAGATGCTTGCTGGGGAGCTCAACAACTCTGTGAGCAGCATCCCAGACTTCCCCATGCACCTAGCCTGTCCTGAGGAGGAAGACAAAACAGCGGCGGCAGCAGAGATGGCAGTGCAGGCAGCTGGAGACGAGAGCATCTCCTCCTTGAGTGAGCTGGTGCGGGCCATGCACCCGTACTGCCTGCCCAACCTCACCCACCTGACGGCTCTTGAGGATGAGCTTCAGGAGCAGCCGGATGACTTGACACTGCCTGAGGATTGTGTGGTGCTAGAGATTGTGGGTCAGGCGGCCACAGCTGGCAATGACCTGGAGATCCCAGTTGTGGTGCGACAGATCCCTGCTGGTCCCCAGCCTGTGCTCCTGGATGACACGCTAGAGGTCAGTCCGGCCTTGCAGCTGCTCATGCCACCACTAGAGGTGGAGACAGAGGCTGCTGTTCCCAAGGAAACCCTCTGCCCTGTGGATGAGGGCTTGTCACTGGACTCAAAGGAAAAGTTGGAGTCAGCCTCCATGTTGGAGCCCAGGGAGGTCATGGAGCCTGTGGCGCCCAAGGGGCCtcagaatccaccagccaatgcaatGCTAAGTTCCCAGAGGGCTCgaaagggcaggaggaaaaagagcaAGGAGCAGCCAGCTGCCTGTGCAGAGGGCTACACCAGGAGGCTGAGGTCGGCCTCTCGTGGGCAGTCTACAGCTGTTCCAGAGGTGACCTCTCAGGGAGGCAACCTGCCTCAGGAGGACCTGCAAAGAGAGGTGGGCCCCCCCCATGGTAGAGGGAAGCCCCGGGCCTGGGCTCGGGCCTGGGCAGCTGCCTTGGAGAAGCCTAGCTCTGTGAACGTGGAGAGCAGTACTGAACAAGCTAGTCCTGCTGAAGAAGGTCCTGGAGACCTCTGCCCCAGCCTGGTTGACCCTATCCAAGCCAACCCTGTTTCAGCGCATCTCTCCCTGGTTGACTCTGCTCAAGCTGACCCCATGCCACTTGACTCTGCTGAAGCTGATTCCACTGCAGTTGACCCTGGTCCCACTGCGACTGACACTGAACCTGCTGACCCTGTGCTAACTAACCTTGCTTCAGCAAACTCAGAGCTGGTTGACCCTCTCCCAGCTGACCCAGTCCTGGCTGACTCAGCAGCAGCTGACCCTGCAGCAGTTGTTCCCATCTCAGACGACTTGCCTCCAGTTGACCCTGTCCTGGTCAAGTCAGTACAAGTTGACTCTGTTCCCAATGACCTGTCTCCAGCTGACCCGGTACTAGTTAAGTCTAGGCCAACTGATCCCAGACGTGGTGCAGTATCATCAGCCCAGAGGAATCCAGCCGCCCAGCTCCTGCTGGAATCAGAGTCCTCAGAGCCCTCAAAGGCCAACAGtcctgaagtcagggaggttgtAGGTCCTCTGAAGGGGGAAACTGGTACCAGTACCACAACCCAGGAAGCCAGGCCGCGGCCTCTTAGCCTATCTGAGTATCGGCGACGAAGGCAGCAGCGCCAGCCAGAGGCCGAAGAGAGGACCCCCCAGCCTCCAGCTGGGAAGTGGCCCAGCCTCCCAGAAACTCCCACAGGACTGGCAGACATCCCTTGTCTTGTCATCCCTCCAACCCCAGCCAAGAAGACAGCTCCGCAGAGAAGCCCTGAGGCTCCTCCTGAGGCTTGCTTTGGGTCTGtgggccccagccctgcctctcctAGTCCTGAGCCACCTGTGAGCAAACCTATGGCCTCACCTCCTACTGAGCAGGTGCCATCCCAAGAGAAACTGCTGCCGGCAAGACCGCCACCTCCTGCTATGCAACCCATGCCCCCCACAATGCCCACTGCTCTGCCTTTTCCCACGGGTGGGCTGGGCATGACTGCTGTGCTCCCCCTTCCCACAAATGGGCAAGCTGTCCCCAGtctgcccccaccacccctgcAGCCTCCTAGTGTTCCGATGTCTATGGGGCCAGTGCCACCTGACCCCTATACTCACTATGCCCCTGTGCCACCCTGGCCTTGTTATCCTCCCGTGTCCCCTTCTGGCTATCCTTGCCTGCCCCCCCCACCAGCGGTGCCCCTAGTGTCTGGTACTCCAGGTGCCTATGCTGTGCCCCCCACTTGCAGTGTGCCTTGGGtacctcctcctgccccagtcccACCTTATAATTCCAACTGTACCTATGGGCCCTTGGGATGGGGCCCAGGGCTGCAACACCCTCCGTTTTGGCCTGCTGTTCCTCCACCTCCTTTGCCTCTAACCTCAGTTGGAAGAGCTGTCCCCCCACCCAAGGTGGAGCCTGGTAGCATCCCAGCTGGCCCTCCTGAAAGTGTGCCAGCCGTGCCAATGGCTTCTCCCCTCAGTCTTGGGGCGGCTGGCCACGGAGCGCCACAGACAGAGCCCACCAAGGTGGAGGTCAAGCCAGTGCCCGCATCTCCCCATCTGAAACACAAGGCGTCCTCCCCGGTGCACAGCCCTCGGGTCAAGGCTCCACCGTGTGTGTCTGCTGAGAATGTGGTTGTTGAGGAGCCTGCATCAGAGAGGCTAAAGCCTGAGCCGCAGGAGACTAGGCCCAGGGAGAAACCACCCTCTCCTGTTGCCAAGGCTGTTCCCACACCAACACCAAGGCAGAGCGCTACCACCAAACTGCCTACTGTCCACCCAGCCCGTCTAAGGAAACTGTCCTTTCTACCTACCCCACGAACCCAGGGTCCTGAGGACGTGGTGCAGGCTTTCATCAGTGAGATTG GAATTGAGGCGTCGGACCTGTCCAGTCTGCTGGAGCAATTTGAGAAATCAGAAG ccaaaaaggAGTGCCCTCCCCCGGCTCCTGCTGACAGCCTGGCTGTAGGAAACTCAGG CAGCGTTGACACTCCCCAGGAGAAGAGGCCCCTAGACCGGTTACAAGCCCCAGAACTGGCCAACGTGGCAG GGCTCACCCCTCCAGCTACCCCTCCCCATCAGTTATGGAAGCCCCTGGCTGCTGTCTCTCTGCTGGCCAAAGCCAAATCTCCTAAGTCCACCGCCCAGGAGGGAACCCTGAAGCCTGAAGGAGTTACGGAGGCCAAACATCCAGCTGCAGCCCGCCTCCACGGAGGGGTCCATGGCCCTAGTCCAGTCCATGTGGGCTCTGGGGACCATGACTATTGTGTTCGGAGCaggacccccccaaaaaagacgCCTGCCCTAGTCATTCCAGAGGTGGGCTCCCGATGGAACGTCAAACGCCATCAGGATATCACCATCAAGCCCGTCTTGTCCCTGGGCCCAGCCACCTCTGTGCCTCCAGGCACAGCTGCCTCCCAGAAGCCACTTGATCACAGGACTAGCAAAGAGCAGGCAGATCCCCAAATTCCTTGCCTTGCCCCGTCTGCCTTGCTGTCCCCTGAGGCCTCACCCTGCCGGAATGACACGAACACTAGGACTCTCCCTGACCCCTCAGCCAAGCAGCAGTCACTGCGCTGTTACCGAAAAGCCTGCAGGTCAGCCAGCCCCTCAAGCCGGGGCTGGCAAGGCCTCCGTGGCCGCAGCAGCCGTTCTGTCAGCTCTGGGTCCACCCGGACCAGCGAAGcatcttcctcctcatcctcatCGTCGtcttcctcatcccgatcccggTCCCGGTCCCGGTCCCTCTCCCCCCCACACAAGAGGTGGCGAAG GTCCAGTTGTAGTTCCTCTGGACGTTCCCGAAGatgctcttcctcttcctcctcatcatcttcctcctcatcttcctcctcctcatctagTTCCCGAAGCCGGTCCCGCTCTCCATCTCCTCGCCGGAGAAGTGACAGGAGGCGGCG GTACAGTTCTTATCGTTCACACGACCATTACCAAAGGCAGAGAGTTCTGCAGAAGGAGCGTGCAATA GAAGAAAGAAGAGTGGTCTTCATTGGGAAGATACCTGGCCGCATGACTCGGTCAGAGCTGAAACAGAGGTTCTCTGTTTTTGGGGAGATTGAGGAGTGCACCATCCACTTCCGTGTCCAAGG TGACAACTATGGCTTCGTCACTTACCGCTATGCCGAGGAGGCATTTGCAGCCATCGAGAGTGGCCACAAGCTGAGGCAGGCAGATGAACAGCCCTTTGATCTCTGCTTTGGGGGCCGCAGGCAGTTCTGCAAGAGAAGCTATTCTGATCTTG ACTCCAACCGGGAAGACTTTGACCCTGCTCCTGTAAAGAGCAAATTTGATTCTCTTGACTTTGACACATTGTTGAAACAGGCCCAGAAGAACCTCAGGAGGTAA